One segment of Belonocnema kinseyi isolate 2016_QV_RU_SX_M_011 chromosome 7, B_treatae_v1, whole genome shotgun sequence DNA contains the following:
- the LOC117176977 gene encoding uncharacterized protein LOC117176977: MHCRRRRCLKKIASCCLGANRRTGQGKCVPAYVNSASGIRHSKCSSLELRSRRLKEGKLISSTRIGEEGQDARSTLGKLDQAISRLEAVFKINEGYFHQWLL, from the exons ATGCACTGCAGAAGAAGGCgatgcttaaaaaaaattgcatcctGTTGCCTTGGAGCGAATCGAAGAACCGGCCAAGGAAAATGTGTTCCAGCATACGTCAACTCAGCGTCCGGAATTCGCCATTCCAAGTGCTCCTCCCTCGAGCTCAGAAGTCGAAGACTTAAGGAAGGAAAACTTATTTCTTCGACAAGAATTGGCGAGGAAGGACAGGATGCTCGAAGCACATTAGGCAAACTTGACCAGGCTATTTCTCGTTTGGAAGCcgtctttaaaataaatgaag gtTACTTTCACCAATGGTTACTTTGA